From a single Populus trichocarpa isolate Nisqually-1 chromosome 17, P.trichocarpa_v4.1, whole genome shotgun sequence genomic region:
- the LOC18106991 gene encoding uncharacterized protein LOC18106991 isoform X1, translating into MDPNPSNEEFVHIENPSDNDNHLSESIVDVANELSEDDNKNDDVVERKELPEELSRSVMVLTCESKAEGGTCVVHLVGTAHVCQESCREVQAVISYLKPQVVFLELCASRVAMLSPQNLKVPTMGEMIKMWKKNHNTFGILYSWFLAKVADKLEVFPGSEFRVAFEEARKYEGKVVLGDRPVQITLRRTWGKMPVWHKVKFLYSLLFQALFLPSSEDLEKMLKEMDDVDMLTLVIQEMSKQFPTLMETLVQERDQYMSSTLLRIAKEHNSVVAVVGKGHLQGIKRHWEQHIELKDLMELPSQKSAVSAWKVLASLGVAVAGVAIVSGIYLSRKK; encoded by the exons ATGGATCCGAACCCTTCTAATGAGGAATTTGTTCACATCGAGAACCCTAGCGATAATGATAATCATTTAAGCGAAAGCATAGTTGACGTTGCTAATGAGCTTAGCgaagatgataataaaaacgacGACGTGGTGGAGAGGAAGGAGCTCCCAGAGGAACTTTCTAGAAGCGTGATGGTCCTCACGTGCGAGTCGAAAGCTGAAGGTGGCACGTGTGTCGTGCATTTAGTTGGTACTGCTCATGTTTGTCAG GAATCATGCAGGGAAGTACAAGCTGTAATCAGTTACTTGAAACCGCAg GTTGTATTTCTGGAATTATGTGCGAGTAGAGTGGCTATGCTTTCTCCTCAGAATTTAAAG GTGCCAACAATGGGGGAAATGATAAAGATGTGGAAGAAAAATCATAACACCTTTGGAATTCTTTATAGCTGGTTTCTTGCCAAG GTTGCTGATAAGCTTGAAGTTTTTCCTGGTTCTGAGTTCCGGGTAGCATTTGAAGAAGCAAGAAAGTACGAGGGCAAGGTAGTGCTTGGTGATCGTCCTGTACAG ATTACATTACGGAGGACATGGGGTAAAATGCCAGTTTGGCATAAAGTAAAATTTCTGTACTCGTTACTTTTTCAAGCATTATTTTTACCAAGCTCTGAGGATCTTGAGAAAATG CTAAAAGAAATGGATGATGTTGACATGCTGACTCTAGTCATTCAAGAAATGAGCAAGCAGTTCCCCACTCTTATGGAAACCCTGGTGCAAGAGCGAGACCA GTACATGTCATCAACCCTTCTAAGAATTGCGAAAGAACATAATTCAGTCGTTGCAGTTGTTGGAAAGGGGCATTTGCAAGGGATTAAGAGGCATTGGGAGCAGCACATTGAG TTGAAGGATCTTATGGAACTTCCTTCACAGAAATCAGCTGTTTCAGCTTGGAAGGTTCTTGCATCGCTAGGTGTTGCAGTTGCTGGTGTGGCTATTGTTTCAGGCATTTATCTTTCACGCAAGAAATAG
- the LOC18106992 gene encoding histone-lysine N-methyltransferase ATXR2 isoform X2: MELKEGELILKDKILVGLQHVPNKLDCLVCGYCFQFIESVEYQIGRKLYLQSLGVPSCNGCDEGECSSSSSYNKACLPEGVIEALMNGELVLPYSDKFPLPSTVPCPGGCQEAYYCSKSCAQTDWESSHSLLCTGERSESLSIEALSKFIQHATETNDIFLLAAKTISFTILRYRKLKAANADRSELSLLLEAWKPISMGYKRRWWECISFPDDVDRSDDTAFRMQIQQLAFKSLQLLKAAIFDEECEPLFSLEIYGNIIGMFELNNLDLVVASPVEDYFLYIDDLPDPEKEKAEKIARQLLDALGDDYSICCQGTAFYPLQSCMNHSCCPNAHAFKRDEDRDGQAAIITLKPIRKGEEVTVSYIDEDLPFEDRQALLADYGFKCRCNACLEQDPNKK; this comes from the exons ATGGAACTTAAAGAAGGAGAACTTATACTGAAGGACAAGATACTTGTGGGTTTACAGCATGTTCCAAATAAG CTTGACTGTCTGGTGTGTGGCTATTGTTTCCAATTTATTGAGTCAGTTGAATATCAGATTGGGAGGAAACTTTATTTGCAAAGTCTAGGCGTGCCCAGCTGCAATGGATGTGATGAGG GGGAATGTAGTTCCAGCAGCTCATACAATAAAGCTTGTTTGCCTGAAGGAGTTATAGAAGCATTAATGAATGGTGAATTGGTATTGCCTTACTCTGACAAATTTCCCTTGCCTTCAACTGTTCCTTGTCCTGGGGGGTGTCAAGAAGCTTATTATTGCAG CAAATCTTGTGCGCAGACTGATTGGGAATCTTCACATTCTTTACTTTGCACCGGGGAGAGGTCAGAATCATTATCTATAGAGGCACTTTCAAAATTTATACAGCATGCTACTG AAACAAATGATATTTTCCTCCTAGCAGCCAAG ACAATTTCTTTCACCATTTTAAGGTATAGGAAGCTGAAAGCAGCTAATGCAGATCGTTCTGAACTTTCCTTACTTTTGGAGGCATGGAAGCCAATATCAATGGGATACAAGAGAAG GTGGTGGGAGTGCATTTCATTTCCAGATGATGTTGATCGTTCTGATGACACTGCATTTAGGATGCAAATACAGCAGCTTGCATTCAAG tcaCTGCAGCTTCTCAAGGCTGCcatatttgatgaggaatgcGAGCCAT TATTCTCCCTTGAAATCTATGGGAATATTATTGGCATGTTTGAGCTGAATAATCT TGATCTGGTCGTAGCATCTCCAGTTGAGGATTATTTTCTGTACATTGATGATCTTCCAGATCCTGAAAAG GAAAAGGCCGAAAAAATTGCACGGCAACTTCTAGATGCTCTTGGAGATGACTATTCAATTTGTTGCCAAG GTACTGCGTTCTATCCTTTACAGAGCTGCATGAATCACTCCTGCTGCCCAAATGCACACGCCTTCAAAAGAGATGAG GACAGAGATGGCCAGGCAGCAATCATCACCCTGAAACCAATTCGAAAGGGAGAAGAG GTTACCGTTTCATACATAGACGAGGACCTTCCATTTGAAGACAGACAGGCATTGCTAGCAGATTATGGATTCAAATGCAGGTGCAACGCTTGCTTAGAGCAAGACCCCAACAAAAAGTAG
- the LOC18106991 gene encoding uncharacterized protein LOC18106991 isoform X2, which yields MDPNPSNEEFVHIENPSDNDNHLSESIVDVANELSEDDNKNDDVVERKELPEELSRSVMVLTCESKAEGGTCVVHLVGTAHVCQESCREVQAVISYLKPQVVFLELCASRVAMLSPQNLKVPTMGEMIKMWKKNHNTFGILYSWFLAKVADKLEVFPGSEFRVAFEEARKYEGKVVLGDRPVQITLRRTWGKMPVWHKVKFLYSLLFQALFLPSSEDLEKMLKEMDDVDMLTLVIQEMSKQFPTLMETLVQERDQYMSSTLLRIAKEHNSVVAVVGKGHLQGIKRHWEQHIESSYGSSSLLKFLNE from the exons ATGGATCCGAACCCTTCTAATGAGGAATTTGTTCACATCGAGAACCCTAGCGATAATGATAATCATTTAAGCGAAAGCATAGTTGACGTTGCTAATGAGCTTAGCgaagatgataataaaaacgacGACGTGGTGGAGAGGAAGGAGCTCCCAGAGGAACTTTCTAGAAGCGTGATGGTCCTCACGTGCGAGTCGAAAGCTGAAGGTGGCACGTGTGTCGTGCATTTAGTTGGTACTGCTCATGTTTGTCAG GAATCATGCAGGGAAGTACAAGCTGTAATCAGTTACTTGAAACCGCAg GTTGTATTTCTGGAATTATGTGCGAGTAGAGTGGCTATGCTTTCTCCTCAGAATTTAAAG GTGCCAACAATGGGGGAAATGATAAAGATGTGGAAGAAAAATCATAACACCTTTGGAATTCTTTATAGCTGGTTTCTTGCCAAG GTTGCTGATAAGCTTGAAGTTTTTCCTGGTTCTGAGTTCCGGGTAGCATTTGAAGAAGCAAGAAAGTACGAGGGCAAGGTAGTGCTTGGTGATCGTCCTGTACAG ATTACATTACGGAGGACATGGGGTAAAATGCCAGTTTGGCATAAAGTAAAATTTCTGTACTCGTTACTTTTTCAAGCATTATTTTTACCAAGCTCTGAGGATCTTGAGAAAATG CTAAAAGAAATGGATGATGTTGACATGCTGACTCTAGTCATTCAAGAAATGAGCAAGCAGTTCCCCACTCTTATGGAAACCCTGGTGCAAGAGCGAGACCA GTACATGTCATCAACCCTTCTAAGAATTGCGAAAGAACATAATTCAGTCGTTGCAGTTGTTGGAAAGGGGCATTTGCAAGGGATTAAGAGGCATTGGGAGCAGCACATTGAG TCGTCTTATGGGAGTTCATCCTTGCTAAAATTTCTTAATGAATAA
- the LOC18106991 gene encoding uncharacterized protein LOC18106991 isoform X3 codes for MDPNPSNEEFVHIENPSDNDNHLSESIVDVANELSEDDNKNDDVVERKELPEELSRSVMVLTCESKAEGGTCVVHLVGTAHVCQVPTMGEMIKMWKKNHNTFGILYSWFLAKVADKLEVFPGSEFRVAFEEARKYEGKVVLGDRPVQITLRRTWGKMPVWHKVKFLYSLLFQALFLPSSEDLEKMLKEMDDVDMLTLVIQEMSKQFPTLMETLVQERDQYMSSTLLRIAKEHNSVVAVVGKGHLQGIKRHWEQHIELKDLMELPSQKSAVSAWKVLASLGVAVAGVAIVSGIYLSRKK; via the exons ATGGATCCGAACCCTTCTAATGAGGAATTTGTTCACATCGAGAACCCTAGCGATAATGATAATCATTTAAGCGAAAGCATAGTTGACGTTGCTAATGAGCTTAGCgaagatgataataaaaacgacGACGTGGTGGAGAGGAAGGAGCTCCCAGAGGAACTTTCTAGAAGCGTGATGGTCCTCACGTGCGAGTCGAAAGCTGAAGGTGGCACGTGTGTCGTGCATTTAGTTGGTACTGCTCATGTTTGTCAG GTGCCAACAATGGGGGAAATGATAAAGATGTGGAAGAAAAATCATAACACCTTTGGAATTCTTTATAGCTGGTTTCTTGCCAAG GTTGCTGATAAGCTTGAAGTTTTTCCTGGTTCTGAGTTCCGGGTAGCATTTGAAGAAGCAAGAAAGTACGAGGGCAAGGTAGTGCTTGGTGATCGTCCTGTACAG ATTACATTACGGAGGACATGGGGTAAAATGCCAGTTTGGCATAAAGTAAAATTTCTGTACTCGTTACTTTTTCAAGCATTATTTTTACCAAGCTCTGAGGATCTTGAGAAAATG CTAAAAGAAATGGATGATGTTGACATGCTGACTCTAGTCATTCAAGAAATGAGCAAGCAGTTCCCCACTCTTATGGAAACCCTGGTGCAAGAGCGAGACCA GTACATGTCATCAACCCTTCTAAGAATTGCGAAAGAACATAATTCAGTCGTTGCAGTTGTTGGAAAGGGGCATTTGCAAGGGATTAAGAGGCATTGGGAGCAGCACATTGAG TTGAAGGATCTTATGGAACTTCCTTCACAGAAATCAGCTGTTTCAGCTTGGAAGGTTCTTGCATCGCTAGGTGTTGCAGTTGCTGGTGTGGCTATTGTTTCAGGCATTTATCTTTCACGCAAGAAATAG
- the LOC18106992 gene encoding histone-lysine N-methyltransferase ATXR2 isoform X1 has protein sequence METKCPVDAKCAAEISAMLTPPSPLQLQEYFEEIISERKCHGIEVKQDGNLSKGVYATMELKEGELILKDKILVGLQHVPNKLDCLVCGYCFQFIESVEYQIGRKLYLQSLGVPSCNGCDEGECSSSSSYNKACLPEGVIEALMNGELVLPYSDKFPLPSTVPCPGGCQEAYYCSKSCAQTDWESSHSLLCTGERSESLSIEALSKFIQHATETNDIFLLAAKTISFTILRYRKLKAANADRSELSLLLEAWKPISMGYKRRWWECISFPDDVDRSDDTAFRMQIQQLAFKSLQLLKAAIFDEECEPLFSLEIYGNIIGMFELNNLDLVVASPVEDYFLYIDDLPDPEKEKAEKIARQLLDALGDDYSICCQGTAFYPLQSCMNHSCCPNAHAFKRDEDRDGQAAIITLKPIRKGEEVTVSYIDEDLPFEDRQALLADYGFKCRCNACLEQDPNKK, from the exons ATGGAAACAAAGTGTCCAGTAGATGCAAAGTGCGCAGCTGAAATATCTGCCATGCTCACCCCTCCTTCTCCTCTTCAACTCCAG GAGTATTTCGAGGAGATTATATCTGAAAGGAAATGCCATGGCATTGAAGTCAAACAAGATGGAAACTTGAGCAAAG GGGTTTATGCAACTATGGAACTTAAAGAAGGAGAACTTATACTGAAGGACAAGATACTTGTGGGTTTACAGCATGTTCCAAATAAG CTTGACTGTCTGGTGTGTGGCTATTGTTTCCAATTTATTGAGTCAGTTGAATATCAGATTGGGAGGAAACTTTATTTGCAAAGTCTAGGCGTGCCCAGCTGCAATGGATGTGATGAGG GGGAATGTAGTTCCAGCAGCTCATACAATAAAGCTTGTTTGCCTGAAGGAGTTATAGAAGCATTAATGAATGGTGAATTGGTATTGCCTTACTCTGACAAATTTCCCTTGCCTTCAACTGTTCCTTGTCCTGGGGGGTGTCAAGAAGCTTATTATTGCAG CAAATCTTGTGCGCAGACTGATTGGGAATCTTCACATTCTTTACTTTGCACCGGGGAGAGGTCAGAATCATTATCTATAGAGGCACTTTCAAAATTTATACAGCATGCTACTG AAACAAATGATATTTTCCTCCTAGCAGCCAAG ACAATTTCTTTCACCATTTTAAGGTATAGGAAGCTGAAAGCAGCTAATGCAGATCGTTCTGAACTTTCCTTACTTTTGGAGGCATGGAAGCCAATATCAATGGGATACAAGAGAAG GTGGTGGGAGTGCATTTCATTTCCAGATGATGTTGATCGTTCTGATGACACTGCATTTAGGATGCAAATACAGCAGCTTGCATTCAAG tcaCTGCAGCTTCTCAAGGCTGCcatatttgatgaggaatgcGAGCCAT TATTCTCCCTTGAAATCTATGGGAATATTATTGGCATGTTTGAGCTGAATAATCT TGATCTGGTCGTAGCATCTCCAGTTGAGGATTATTTTCTGTACATTGATGATCTTCCAGATCCTGAAAAG GAAAAGGCCGAAAAAATTGCACGGCAACTTCTAGATGCTCTTGGAGATGACTATTCAATTTGTTGCCAAG GTACTGCGTTCTATCCTTTACAGAGCTGCATGAATCACTCCTGCTGCCCAAATGCACACGCCTTCAAAAGAGATGAG GACAGAGATGGCCAGGCAGCAATCATCACCCTGAAACCAATTCGAAAGGGAGAAGAG GTTACCGTTTCATACATAGACGAGGACCTTCCATTTGAAGACAGACAGGCATTGCTAGCAGATTATGGATTCAAATGCAGGTGCAACGCTTGCTTAGAGCAAGACCCCAACAAAAAGTAG